A window of the Candidatus Liberibacter solanacearum CLso-ZC1 genome harbors these coding sequences:
- a CDS encoding M16 family metallopeptidase, translating to MNLRISKTSSGITVITEVMPHLKSAFVGVNIRSGSRDEREEEHGMAHFLEHMLFKGTSRRTSKDIVEEIEKVGGDINAYTSVEHTSYHARVLKDDVPLALDIIGDMLSNSSFNPSDIERERSVVLEEIGMSEDNPWSFLYDHFLEIVWKNQIIGRPILGKPDTVASFGSEKIISYISRNYTANRIYVVCVGSVDHDACLRQVENYFNVYPAVTKEENIKPAVYVGGEYIQKRDLAEEHIALGFKGCAYQSRDFYPTKILTSILGGGMSSRLFQEVREKRGLCYSISAHHNNFSDNGVFCISAATAKENLVELISAIVEVIHSLLKGIEQSEISKVCAKIRAQLIINQEDSDFRASEISKQVMFCGHVLCNEEIIDTISAITCTDIIEIAERIFSSVPTIAILGPPINDIPSSSELMHNLKIRDF from the coding sequence TTGAATCTTAGAATTAGCAAAACTTCTTCAGGAATTACCGTTATAACTGAGGTAATGCCACATCTTAAAAGTGCATTTGTTGGAGTAAATATACGTTCTGGTTCTCGAGATGAAAGGGAAGAAGAGCATGGAATGGCACATTTTCTTGAGCATATGTTGTTTAAAGGGACATCGCGACGCACATCAAAAGACATAGTAGAAGAAATTGAAAAAGTGGGTGGGGATATTAACGCTTATACATCGGTTGAACACACTTCTTACCATGCGCGGGTTCTAAAAGATGATGTGCCCCTAGCTCTTGATATTATCGGGGATATGCTAAGTAATTCTTCTTTTAATCCATCTGATATAGAGCGAGAGAGAAGTGTTGTTTTAGAAGAAATTGGTATGTCCGAAGATAATCCGTGGAGTTTTCTGTACGATCATTTTTTAGAAATAGTTTGGAAAAATCAAATTATAGGAAGACCAATTTTAGGAAAACCAGATACCGTTGCATCTTTTGGATCAGAAAAAATAATTTCCTATATATCCCGAAATTATACTGCAAATCGTATATATGTGGTTTGTGTTGGATCAGTTGATCATGATGCATGTTTACGTCAGGTCGAAAACTATTTCAATGTATATCCAGCTGTAACAAAAGAAGAAAATATAAAACCAGCTGTATATGTTGGTGGAGAATATATTCAGAAACGAGATCTTGCAGAAGAGCATATCGCTTTAGGATTCAAAGGATGCGCATATCAATCTCGTGATTTCTATCCTACGAAGATACTTACATCTATTCTTGGGGGTGGAATGTCTTCAAGGCTCTTTCAAGAGGTTCGAGAAAAACGAGGATTATGCTATTCGATATCAGCACATCACAACAATTTTTCTGATAATGGTGTTTTTTGTATTAGTGCTGCTACGGCAAAAGAAAATCTTGTAGAGCTCATATCTGCTATTGTTGAGGTAATACATTCCTTGTTAAAAGGTATAGAACAAAGTGAAATAAGCAAGGTATGTGCAAAAATACGTGCACAGTTGATAATAAATCAAGAAGATTCTGATTTTCGTGCTTCAGAGATTTCTAAACAAGTAATGTTTTGTGGGCATGTTCTTTGCAATGAAGAGATAATCGATACGATATCAGCCATTACCTGTACAGATATTATCGAAATTGCAGAACGAATATTTAGCAGTGTCCCGACTATTGCAATTTTAGGACCTCCTATAAATGATATACCTAGCAGTAGTGAATTGATGCATAATTTGAAAATTCGTGATTTTTAA
- a CDS encoding peptidoglycan-binding protein, whose amino-acid sequence MTDIQNIKNWIQEAAGKDQKNPLSQEKKEKIQLLWSSLRKISGDNTEISNLNLDTFPQDKSNPNKEKEANDTNQVFNFLRQKSSNPPLQKQQTFQEKNNSAYQGIDQSLKNTLKSKSSYEITEHNANFKNFHCDMDKLAKSISELCRIISLSGIQGSYSSFGKTLLKIENIAKEYSLQNVGDTWKVALQYLKKLDFQNLHEKINALSCQMDSMKCVLDQKNCSKEPVLDEKILSILNNTHNLLSLLKLLNEKISAKEALSINTKLSDIKAIVEKNEQFTESYTQKFVKKCDESFENIGTKIQNIQNEVLSQKKSTEQKLQSLESLDQRLQNLDTHVQNITRQLEEKQNTPQNNVLLRNLERQITSIKEVVTTNTRDQKLSQEVAKKIFHLEDFIVQTANKTAKSMLNSLDGRQALETILKNNMHEYLKKAQQVQAEQTIKNFTTLYDMLVKIIQKLENPLEENRKPSSVPTNFSPNFQSSLPFANTSHTGKVDGTSQTKLESNKLSIKENLPLLFASKHLFNGKPNKLHDNPKTYKESFDDREEELDIPRDIQQILERVSSIQNGNLEDDTIPHYISAVRRAASKSVIGNETLKKKKERRGKIKSMIFNKWVTSMMLAATLIASSFLLAPSLVGTTFFFRG is encoded by the coding sequence ATGACGGATATCCAGAATATTAAAAATTGGATCCAAGAAGCTGCAGGAAAGGATCAAAAGAATCCTTTAAGCCAAGAGAAAAAAGAAAAAATACAATTGTTATGGTCTTCATTGAGAAAAATTTCTGGGGATAATACAGAAATAAGCAATCTCAACTTAGATACTTTCCCTCAGGACAAAAGTAATCCCAATAAAGAAAAGGAAGCCAACGATACTAATCAAGTATTTAATTTTTTAAGACAAAAAAGTTCTAATCCTCCTTTACAAAAGCAACAAACTTTTCAAGAAAAGAATAATTCCGCATATCAAGGAATAGATCAATCTCTAAAAAATACATTAAAGTCAAAATCCTCTTATGAGATAACAGAACATAACGCTAATTTTAAAAATTTTCATTGCGACATGGACAAACTAGCAAAGAGTATATCCGAATTATGTCGAATTATCTCTCTTTCTGGAATACAAGGATCTTATTCTAGCTTTGGAAAAACACTCTTAAAAATAGAAAATATTGCAAAAGAATATTCCTTGCAAAATGTAGGGGATACTTGGAAAGTTGCTTTGCAATACCTTAAAAAATTAGATTTCCAGAATTTACACGAAAAGATTAATGCCCTTTCATGCCAAATGGATAGTATGAAATGCGTCCTTGATCAAAAAAATTGCTCTAAAGAGCCTGTTCTTGATGAAAAAATATTGTCTATTTTGAACAATACCCATAATCTCCTTTCCCTTTTAAAACTTTTAAATGAGAAAATATCCGCCAAAGAGGCTTTGTCTATTAATACAAAACTTTCTGACATCAAGGCTATCGTCGAAAAAAACGAACAATTTACAGAATCGTATACCCAAAAATTTGTTAAAAAATGTGATGAAAGTTTCGAAAATATTGGGACAAAGATTCAAAATATACAAAACGAAGTTTTGTCACAGAAAAAATCCACTGAACAAAAATTACAATCTCTTGAATCACTAGATCAACGTCTCCAGAATTTGGATACTCATGTTCAAAATATCACACGACAACTAGAAGAAAAGCAAAATACCCCTCAAAACAATGTTCTTTTACGCAACTTAGAAAGACAAATTACTAGTATAAAAGAGGTTGTGACAACTAATACACGTGATCAGAAATTATCCCAAGAAGTTGCTAAGAAAATTTTTCATCTAGAAGATTTTATTGTGCAAACTGCGAATAAAACAGCTAAGTCAATGTTGAATTCGCTTGATGGACGTCAAGCTTTGGAGACAATTTTAAAAAACAATATGCATGAATATTTGAAAAAAGCACAACAGGTGCAGGCAGAACAAACAATCAAGAATTTTACTACACTCTATGATATGCTTGTGAAAATCATCCAAAAATTGGAAAATCCCTTGGAAGAAAATAGAAAGCCATCTTCTGTGCCTACTAATTTTTCTCCAAATTTTCAGTCTTCCCTACCCTTTGCAAATACTTCTCATACCGGAAAGGTTGATGGTACTTCACAAACCAAATTGGAATCAAATAAATTATCAATAAAAGAAAACCTACCTTTATTGTTTGCGTCAAAGCACCTTTTCAATGGTAAACCTAATAAGCTACATGACAATCCCAAAACATATAAAGAATCGTTTGATGATCGAGAAGAAGAACTTGATATTCCTCGCGACATACAACAAATATTAGAGCGAGTATCATCTATACAAAATGGGAATTTAGAAGATGACACAATTCCCCATTATATCTCTGCTGTAAGACGTGCAGCATCAAAATCCGTCATAGGGAATGAAACTCTAAAGAAAAAAAAAGAACGACGGGGTAAGATTAAAAGCATGATATTCAACAAGTGGGTTACATCTATGATGTTAGCGGCAACATTAATTGCCTCTTCCTTTTTGTTAGCACCTTCTTTAGTAGGGACAACATTTTTTTTTAGAGGATAA
- the fabI gene encoding enoyl-ACP reductase FabI — translation MVDILKGKRGLIMGIANNHSIAWGIAKVLQSEGAQLSFSYQGEAIGKRLKPLASELNSDFTIPCNVEDSASIDSLFAQIQDRWGSLNFIVHSIGFSDKNELKGPYVNTSRDNFIRTMLISCFSFTEVAKRAAKLMPHGGAMITLTYGGSTRVVPNYNVMGIAKAALESSVKYLACDYGHMNIRVNAISAGPIRTLAGASIAHGRDIASWSRDNSPLQRTVSLEDIGNSALYLLSNMSNGVTGEIHYVDCGYNITAMPLHNKKNID, via the coding sequence ATGGTTGATATCCTAAAGGGCAAACGCGGTCTAATAATGGGAATTGCAAATAATCATTCCATAGCATGGGGAATAGCCAAAGTACTCCAATCTGAGGGAGCACAGCTTTCCTTTTCTTATCAAGGGGAAGCAATTGGAAAAAGATTAAAACCTCTAGCATCAGAATTAAATTCTGACTTCACTATCCCTTGTAATGTAGAGGATTCAGCGTCTATAGATTCACTTTTTGCGCAAATTCAAGATCGCTGGGGCTCTTTGAATTTCATTGTACATTCCATAGGATTTTCCGACAAAAATGAACTGAAAGGTCCTTACGTCAATACTAGCCGTGATAATTTTATTCGCACTATGTTGATATCCTGTTTCTCTTTTACTGAGGTTGCAAAACGCGCAGCAAAACTAATGCCTCATGGAGGTGCCATGATTACTCTTACTTATGGAGGATCAACGAGAGTGGTACCTAATTACAATGTAATGGGAATTGCTAAAGCAGCTCTTGAATCCTCCGTTAAATATTTAGCATGTGACTATGGCCATATGAATATTCGCGTTAATGCCATTTCTGCTGGACCTATCCGTACTTTAGCTGGCGCTAGTATTGCGCATGGACGTGATATTGCTTCTTGGAGCAGAGATAATTCCCCTCTTCAACGTACAGTATCACTTGAAGATATAGGAAATTCAGCTCTTTATTTGCTTTCTAATATGTCTAATGGAGTCACTGGAGAAATCCATTACGTGGATTGTGGATATAACATTACCGCTATGCCTTTACATAATAAAAAAAACATTGATTAG
- the fabB gene encoding beta-ketoacyl-ACP synthase I: protein MRRIAVTGMGIVSSIGNNVSEVATALWKAQSGITFSEDFARLGFRCQVWGKPDLNEAELVDRKAMRFLSQGGMWGHIAMQQAIADSGLDQSEITHERTGLIVGSGGPSTKCIVDSAQLTQEHLNTRRVGPFAVPKAMSSTASANLSTWFKILGTSYSISSACSTSAHCIGNAAELIQSGKQDIMFAGGQEDLDWTMSNLFDAMGAMSSHFNDNPRAASRPYDSQRDGFVISGGAAILVMEEMERAKARGAKIYAELSGYGSTCDGCDMVSPSGEGAVRCMRQALSSVQNPIDYINTHGTATLIGDKKEIEAIKEVFKDDIPHIQSTKSLTGHSLGAAGAQEAIYSLIMMQKNFIGESKNIEEIDPEFKGLPIVRKRIDNVQIDTVLSNSFGFGGTNATLVFQRYKG from the coding sequence ATGAGACGGATAGCAGTGACAGGAATGGGAATTGTATCTTCCATCGGAAACAATGTTTCTGAAGTTGCGACAGCACTATGGAAGGCACAATCCGGCATCACATTTTCGGAGGATTTCGCAAGGCTTGGTTTTCGTTGCCAAGTATGGGGAAAGCCAGACCTTAATGAGGCAGAGTTAGTCGATCGAAAGGCTATGCGTTTTCTGTCGCAAGGGGGAATGTGGGGACATATCGCTATGCAGCAAGCAATTGCTGATTCTGGCTTGGACCAATCTGAAATAACCCATGAAAGAACCGGATTAATTGTGGGATCAGGAGGGCCCTCTACTAAATGCATCGTAGATTCTGCACAACTAACTCAAGAACATCTCAATACTCGACGTGTAGGCCCATTTGCAGTGCCCAAAGCAATGTCATCGACAGCTTCTGCAAATCTGTCAACTTGGTTTAAGATACTTGGAACAAGCTATTCAATATCTTCGGCTTGCTCTACTTCTGCTCACTGCATTGGAAATGCTGCAGAACTAATCCAATCTGGGAAGCAAGATATAATGTTCGCAGGAGGGCAAGAAGATCTTGATTGGACAATGTCTAATCTTTTTGATGCAATGGGCGCTATGTCTTCGCATTTTAATGACAATCCCCGTGCCGCCTCTAGACCCTATGATTCTCAACGTGATGGATTTGTGATCTCTGGAGGGGCAGCAATACTCGTTATGGAGGAAATGGAACGAGCTAAAGCACGTGGCGCAAAAATTTATGCTGAACTTTCCGGCTACGGGAGTACATGCGATGGTTGTGATATGGTATCTCCTTCTGGAGAAGGAGCTGTGCGTTGCATGCGTCAAGCTTTGAGTTCAGTACAGAATCCAATTGATTATATTAATACCCACGGAACCGCAACTCTTATAGGAGATAAAAAAGAAATTGAAGCTATTAAAGAAGTATTCAAAGATGATATCCCTCACATTCAATCAACAAAATCTCTAACTGGGCACTCCTTGGGTGCTGCTGGAGCACAAGAGGCAATATATTCCTTAATAATGATGCAAAAAAATTTTATTGGTGAAAGTAAAAATATTGAAGAAATTGATCCTGAATTTAAAGGATTACCAATAGTTCGGAAAAGAATTGATAATGTACAAATTGATACAGTTTTATCCAATTCTTTCGGATTTGGTGGAACAAATGCCACCCTTGTCTTTCAGCGCTATAAAGGATAA
- the fabA gene encoding bifunctional 3-hydroxydecanoyl-ACP dehydratase/trans-2-decenoyl-ACP isomerase produces MENRKSSYSYEDILSCGQGEMFGEGNAQLPTPPMLMFNRITHISKAGGTYNQGFVRAEMDVTPDLWFFQCHFKNDPVMPGCLGLDALWQLAGFFLGWLGELGRGRAISVSNIKFRGMVTPKCKIIEYGIDFKRISRRQVVLGAADGWVKVDGEKIYTAEDLRVCLYANDELT; encoded by the coding sequence ATGGAAAATAGAAAATCTAGTTATAGTTATGAGGATATCCTTAGCTGTGGACAAGGCGAAATGTTTGGTGAGGGTAACGCTCAGCTCCCCACCCCTCCAATGTTGATGTTTAATCGCATAACACACATTTCTAAAGCTGGGGGAACTTATAATCAAGGATTTGTGCGAGCTGAAATGGATGTTACTCCAGACTTATGGTTCTTCCAGTGCCATTTTAAAAACGATCCTGTAATGCCTGGGTGCCTTGGATTAGACGCCCTATGGCAACTTGCAGGTTTCTTTCTTGGGTGGTTGGGAGAGCTTGGTAGAGGAAGAGCAATCTCCGTTTCTAACATAAAATTCAGAGGCATGGTAACGCCTAAATGCAAGATCATTGAATATGGAATAGATTTTAAAAGAATAAGTCGACGTCAAGTTGTTCTTGGAGCAGCTGATGGATGGGTAAAAGTCGACGGGGAAAAAATATATACAGCGGAAGATTTACGCGTTTGCCTTTATGCAAATGATGAGCTCACCTAA
- a CDS encoding TIGR02300 family protein: MAKPELGTKRTCPDTGKRFYDLNKKTIVSPYTQNSWPLSYFETAPTPEEADEISVLEEEKEVKVFTKHPAIEGEENITSKEDDSSLDMKYVQEIDLDDDDVHDDFLEQADDDTDSDVV; this comes from the coding sequence TTGGCAAAACCAGAACTTGGAACTAAAAGAACCTGTCCCGACACGGGCAAAAGGTTTTATGATTTAAATAAGAAGACTATTGTATCCCCATATACACAGAATTCTTGGCCCTTGTCGTATTTTGAAACAGCCCCTACCCCTGAAGAGGCAGATGAAATTTCCGTCCTTGAAGAAGAAAAAGAGGTCAAAGTTTTCACAAAACATCCAGCAATCGAAGGGGAAGAAAATATTACATCCAAGGAAGATGATAGTAGCCTTGATATGAAATACGTTCAAGAAATAGATCTAGATGATGATGATGTCCATGATGATTTCCTTGAGCAAGCTGACGATGATACTGATTCTGATGTGGTTTGA
- a CDS encoding 3-phosphoshikimate 1-carboxyvinyltransferase — protein MSSGNFLPFLYKKRPARSSCSSGLTGTICVPGDRSISHFSIILGGLASGETRISGLLESDDVLKTIKSMNCLGAHFTKKNGEWIIKGVGNGCLLAPESPLDFENSEIGCELTMGLVGVYDFQTFFKGGDLSKKAVERVLTPLIQMGTQVVPAKKNCLEFSLHGPKTPNPIVYKSSMVSARMKSVVLLAGLNSLGVTKVIESMKTQNHMEIMLKEFGVDLLVKSDKIRGYSVQIEGRKKLSGCSLTIPGDPSFAIFPLAAALLIPGSNVQILNVLINPSRIGLINILQDMGADIVFVNHRIESGENIADIQVRFSNLKGITISEDRMPYMIDEYSILAIISAFAEGRTVIKGMGKLEQLSTILEGLSINNVQCEQGENDLVVMGVPGGKGLGSRSGRMVQPKFDHRIAMSFLVMGLASEYSVIVDDCSMASTIFQDFINLMQGLGARIERMD, from the coding sequence ATGTCGAGTGGAAATTTTTTGCCATTTTTATATAAAAAAAGACCTGCTAGGTCTTCTTGTTCTTCCGGATTGACAGGGACTATTTGCGTTCCAGGGGACAGGTCTATTTCGCATTTTTCCATTATATTGGGGGGGCTTGCTTCGGGAGAGACGCGGATTAGCGGATTGCTTGAAAGTGATGATGTGCTCAAAACAATAAAATCGATGAATTGTTTAGGGGCACATTTTACAAAAAAAAATGGTGAATGGATTATAAAAGGTGTTGGGAATGGATGTCTTCTTGCCCCCGAATCTCCTCTGGATTTCGAGAATTCCGAAATAGGATGTGAATTAACAATGGGGCTTGTTGGTGTATATGACTTTCAAACTTTTTTTAAAGGAGGGGATCTTTCAAAAAAGGCAGTGGAACGTGTCTTAACCCCCTTGATTCAAATGGGGACGCAGGTAGTGCCAGCTAAAAAAAACTGCTTGGAATTTTCTTTACATGGACCGAAGACGCCCAATCCAATTGTTTATAAATCTTCTATGGTTTCTGCGCGAATGAAATCGGTTGTTTTGTTGGCCGGTCTCAATTCCCTTGGGGTAACTAAGGTCATTGAGTCTATGAAAACGCAAAATCATATGGAAATAATGCTCAAGGAGTTTGGAGTCGACTTATTAGTAAAATCCGATAAAATTAGAGGATATTCGGTGCAAATAGAAGGAAGAAAGAAGCTTTCAGGATGTAGTTTAACAATACCAGGAGACCCTTCTTTTGCTATTTTTCCATTGGCTGCAGCTTTGTTAATCCCTGGATCTAATGTGCAAATCTTAAATGTATTGATTAATCCATCGCGTATTGGATTGATTAATATATTGCAAGACATGGGGGCGGATATTGTTTTTGTCAATCATCGAATTGAAAGCGGTGAAAATATTGCAGATATTCAAGTTCGATTTTCCAATCTGAAAGGAATTACGATTTCTGAGGATCGTATGCCATATATGATAGATGAATATTCTATTTTAGCGATAATTTCTGCTTTTGCTGAGGGAAGAACGGTTATAAAGGGGATGGGAAAATTAGAACAATTGTCTACGATTTTAGAGGGACTCAGCATTAACAATGTTCAATGTGAACAAGGAGAAAATGATCTTGTGGTGATGGGTGTTCCTGGCGGAAAAGGATTAGGATCACGTTCAGGGCGTATGGTACAACCAAAATTTGATCACCGTATAGCGATGAGTTTTCTTGTTATGGGGCTTGCATCAGAATATTCAGTTATTGTAGACGACTGTAGCATGGCCTCTACTATTTTTCAGGATTTTATAAATTTAATGCAAGGCTTAGGCGCTAGAATTGAAAGGATGGATTAG
- the cmk gene encoding (d)CMP kinase: MGVIIAIDGTAAAGKGVLSRFIAREYGFHCLDTGLIYRAVAANILDSNISLDDEVEVVKVAQNIVLSHLKDKIQFSSHAISKVASHVATISSVRHALIDIQRSFAQKEPGVVLDGRDIGTVVCPNARVKFYVTASLNVRARRRYNEMLACGEEGDYIKVLEDLQKRDNKDKERDCCPLVQAKDAYFFDTSLMSIGTMCKVAKGLVDTKLYSG, translated from the coding sequence ATGGGCGTGATTATTGCTATTGATGGCACTGCGGCGGCAGGAAAGGGCGTTTTATCTCGTTTTATTGCGCGGGAATATGGGTTTCATTGTCTTGATACTGGTTTAATTTATCGAGCTGTTGCTGCCAATATTTTGGATTCTAATATATCATTGGATGATGAAGTAGAGGTGGTAAAAGTAGCACAAAATATTGTTTTATCTCACTTAAAGGATAAAATACAATTTTCATCGCATGCCATTTCTAAGGTAGCTTCGCACGTGGCTACTATATCGTCTGTTCGTCATGCATTGATTGATATCCAGAGGTCTTTTGCTCAAAAAGAGCCAGGTGTAGTTCTTGATGGGCGGGATATAGGGACAGTAGTTTGCCCAAACGCTAGGGTAAAGTTTTATGTAACAGCTTCTTTAAATGTGCGGGCACGGAGGCGTTACAATGAAATGCTTGCTTGCGGAGAAGAAGGTGATTATATAAAAGTTTTGGAAGATTTACAAAAACGTGATAATAAGGATAAAGAGCGGGATTGTTGTCCGCTTGTACAAGCTAAAGATGCTTATTTTTTTGATACATCATTAATGAGTATAGGCACTATGTGTAAAGTTGCAAAAGGACTTGTTGACACAAAGCTCTACAGCGGTTAA
- the rpsA gene encoding 30S ribosomal protein S1, with protein sequence MSFTCPSREDFATLLEDSFSKKDLAENCVSKGIVVSLEKDIVVVDAGLKFEGRIPLKEFMGKGQEATIKVGDEVEVYIERIENSFGEAVFSRDKALREGVWEKIEAKFAAGERIEGVIFNQVKGGLTVDLNGEIAFLPRSQIDVRPIRDVTPLMHEPQLFEILKMDKRRGNIVVSRRAVLEESRAEQRSEIVQKLEEGQVIEGIVKNITDYGAFVDLSGVDGLLHVTDIAWHRIQHPSKVLSVGQQVKVQIIRINQETHRISLGMKQLEKNPWDDIKDRYVEESKVTGVVTNITDYGAFIELEAGIEGLAHISEISWTKKNIHPSKILSVGQEVEVVILEINPVRKRISLGLKQALINPWKAFSESHPPGTEVEGEIKNKTEFGLFIGLDDNLDGMVHLSDLDWNRPGERVIGEYNKGDVVKAIVLDVDIEKERISLGIKQLSGSAPDIADSASALRKNTVVSCEVIAINEGGIEVTLIDHEGITSFIRRSDLSRDRADQDPGRFSKGQIVDARVVGTSRKDNKVSLSIKALEIAEERGAIAQFGSSDSGASLGDILGIALKNRGNDSDDSDSNKE encoded by the coding sequence ATGTCTTTTACCTGTCCATCCCGCGAGGATTTTGCCACCCTTCTTGAGGATAGTTTTTCTAAGAAGGATCTTGCTGAAAATTGTGTATCTAAAGGTATTGTTGTATCTTTAGAGAAAGATATAGTGGTTGTTGATGCAGGACTTAAGTTTGAGGGGCGTATCCCCCTTAAAGAGTTCATGGGAAAAGGACAAGAAGCAACCATTAAAGTTGGCGATGAAGTTGAAGTTTATATTGAGCGTATAGAAAATTCTTTCGGAGAAGCTGTTTTTTCTCGTGACAAAGCACTGCGTGAAGGGGTGTGGGAAAAGATAGAAGCAAAATTTGCGGCAGGAGAGAGAATTGAAGGCGTAATCTTTAATCAGGTAAAGGGTGGTTTGACTGTTGATCTGAATGGAGAAATTGCGTTTTTGCCTCGCTCTCAGATAGATGTTCGCCCTATAAGAGACGTTACTCCTCTTATGCATGAGCCTCAGCTTTTCGAAATTTTAAAAATGGATAAAAGGCGTGGAAATATTGTTGTTTCGCGTCGAGCGGTTCTAGAAGAATCGCGTGCTGAACAGCGTTCTGAAATAGTGCAGAAACTTGAAGAGGGTCAAGTTATTGAAGGTATCGTTAAGAATATTACGGATTACGGTGCATTCGTGGACTTGTCTGGTGTTGACGGTTTGTTGCATGTTACGGATATAGCCTGGCATCGTATCCAGCATCCTTCGAAAGTTTTAAGCGTAGGACAGCAGGTTAAAGTACAGATCATACGAATCAATCAAGAGACGCATCGAATATCTCTCGGGATGAAGCAGCTAGAAAAAAATCCTTGGGATGATATTAAGGACAGATACGTTGAAGAAAGTAAAGTGACGGGTGTTGTTACAAACATTACGGATTATGGGGCATTTATTGAATTAGAAGCTGGCATTGAGGGATTGGCCCATATTTCTGAAATATCGTGGACAAAGAAGAATATTCATCCGAGTAAAATTCTATCTGTTGGTCAAGAAGTTGAAGTTGTTATTTTAGAAATTAATCCTGTTAGGAAGCGTATTTCTCTTGGTTTGAAGCAAGCTCTTATCAATCCTTGGAAAGCGTTTTCTGAAAGTCATCCGCCTGGTACAGAAGTTGAAGGGGAGATTAAGAATAAGACTGAATTTGGGTTATTTATTGGTCTTGACGATAATTTGGATGGAATGGTTCATCTTTCTGATCTGGACTGGAATCGTCCTGGAGAGAGAGTAATCGGAGAATATAACAAAGGCGATGTTGTTAAAGCTATTGTCCTAGATGTCGATATTGAAAAGGAACGTATATCTTTAGGAATAAAACAGCTTAGCGGTTCTGCTCCAGATATTGCCGATTCTGCAAGTGCTTTGCGCAAGAATACTGTCGTATCTTGTGAAGTGATTGCGATTAATGAGGGTGGTATAGAGGTTACTCTTATTGATCATGAAGGTATTACTTCGTTTATACGTCGTTCTGATTTATCTCGAGATCGCGCGGATCAAGATCCTGGACGTTTTTCTAAGGGACAAATAGTAGATGCTCGTGTTGTAGGCACTTCTAGAAAAGACAATAAGGTTTCCTTGTCTATCAAAGCTTTGGAAATAGCAGAGGAAAGAGGTGCTATAGCTCAGTTTGGTTCCTCAGATTCAGGGGCTTCGCTTGGTGATATACTAGGTATAGCTCTTAAGAATCGTGGGAATGATTCTGATGATTCTGATAGCAATAAAGAATAG